A window of the Paramormyrops kingsleyae isolate MSU_618 unplaced genomic scaffold, PKINGS_0.4 ups98, whole genome shotgun sequence genome harbors these coding sequences:
- the LOC140586943 gene encoding uncharacterized protein — protein MSSSAGMQPSEISILARWMPSRHRAGVILSPSLDGAGSPRDSWDDSFASQFVPLPASNSSSSISLDSLVLADTRDPDQKGKMKLLDTLGIAEDRVCLDVADRKISDCPIAQKLEELKELQRAMQEQLKAHQMEQLHPLLPEPQRFLGTVGQHSSTDFAGSSLLAGKGPVTAEPSQWALLAGSIGISTPSQAISSPPAVRPGFPLLPVQSLQWEPNAVPGRASLGVVGQQESPHSQQDPKTSLYSEKGEAPSDTTLGADVWEQSYSRDQHSADRSYRNAKSDNDDRELTTSMSNDQLPSPGREDDWSVPPSED, from the exons ATGTCATCTTCAGCTGGCATGCAGCCGTCGGAAATCAGCATCCTCGCCCGCTGGATGCCGAGCAGGCACCGGGCCGGAGTCATTCTGAGTCCTTCTCTGGACGGAGCCGGCTCACCGAGGGACAGTTGGGACGATTCCTTCGCCTCGCAGTTCGTCCCCCTTCCCGCgtcaaacagcagcagcagcataaGCCTTGATTCTCTGGTGCTGGCCGACACTAGAGACCCGGACCAGAAGGGGAAAATGAAGCTGCTGGACACACTCGGGATCGCCGAGGATAGGGTGTGCTTGGATGTGGCTGACAGGAAGATCAGCGATTGTCCGATAGCACAGAAACTAGAGGAA TTAAAGGAGTTGCAGAGAGCCATGCAGGAGCAGCTAAAAGCCCATCAGATGGAGCAGCTCCACCCGCTACTGCCAGAGCCTCAGAGGTTCCTGGGTACAGTCGGCCAGCATAGCAGTACAG ATTTTGCAGGGTCCTCTTTGCTGGCAGGAAAAGGCCCTGTGACTGCGGAGCCCTCTCAGTGGGCCCTGCTGGCTGGCTCCATTGGCATTTCCACTCCCTCTCAGGCCATAAGCAGTCCGCCAGCAGTCAGGCCTGGATTCCCACTTTTGCCTGTCCAGTCTCTACAGTGGGAGCCAAATGCCGTCCCTGGTAGGGCATCCCTGGGTGTTGTGGGGCAACAGGAAAGCCCCCATTCCCAACAGGACCCAAAGACAAGCCTGTACTCAGAAAAAGGAGAGGCACCCTCTGATACCACCCTGG GAGCAGATGTGTGGGAACAGAGTTACAGCCGTGACCAGCATAGCGCTGACAGAAGCTACAGAAATGCTAAAAGCGATAATGATGATCGAGAATTGACAACCTCTATGAGCAACGACCAGCTTCCAAGCCCTGGCAGAGAAGATGACTGGAGTGTCCCACCCTCAGAAGACAG
- the LOC140586939 gene encoding uncharacterized protein isoform X2 translates to MQNPGTEKMGLGVCLEYHQTEKGTGPDSVCPSQYNDSQCTNGVEITVDQIKSESSGDIVVSSGFIEEKSEARLELDCKERSKGAHQEEQPIPSSQRKDIHTDWLGSLQFVTNSTNAFDKKQHQQLYLNGIDLSNGRLCTTKRDRNPYSGEKAHSCNECGKVFTNIAALTRHTKTHSTEKKYICGQCGKGFTHPAYLKKHQRVHTGEKPHVCSECGQRFTATDSLKVHMRFHSGEKPYQCTECGMRFFTRATYKNHILNHSGERPNVCGQCGKSFKDAASLRRHCEIHLAEKPYSCTECGKGFTRLFRLTTHKRVHSDEKPYGCSECGKSFTQAANLKIHMRIHSGEKPYSCTLCEKSFTQSSGLTGHMKSHAEKKPSICNRCGKCFKRSSYLERHLKVHSGEKYVNSVMGVTVKNESHLGFYSTVDSATMHNFTIDEMESRLCLNYEEIKMEKTDPSYTVVALHVDRMKCESNGRDSNYTLDSMEQDLNNDTMESALYSNFEHIKTEIIDPDNFQQQQNTEPRHVIGEKIVINKIKCISSSGKELYSQAVDIPTVQKNIVDYIESGVHQESEEVKIRIVDSENVLVGRQIAMQCFEGEAADVSSESSHETGGFGRLAANSETEGCVENQEERSERGISTEDAKEPLSDSHQGENDNHEDGDYLVSMLSGMILPETHTMKHHHTLNSQRSDSSAGSENGPSFSSLKEQNAICLDEKPHSCNECGKSFAKTTYLAKHKKTHSSEKTHICDQCGKSFTKPSYLKKHHRVHLGEKPHSCSECGKQFAVADSLKVHTMRVHSGQKPYHCPECDLRFFSRSSFKTHISIHSGEKLHTCRECGKSFANPTYLSKHKETHLTEKVFICDQCGKGFTSRSYLKKHQRIHSGEKPYMCSECGQRFTVADSLKVHMRFHTGEKPYHCTECGMRFYTRATYKNHVLIHSGERPNVCAQCGRGFKNAAALRRHCHSERPYICTECGKSFTRSFRLTVHKRVHTGEKPYSCSECGKSFSQAMNLKVHKRVHSGEKPYTCTLCGKCFTQLSGLTVHMRIHSGERPNICIHCGKRFKAMSYLKRHLKVHSGDKPHVCAYCGKRFADTSNLKKHQATHCHSEHMQSDYR, encoded by the coding sequence ATGCAGAATCCCGGTACTGAGAAGATGGGATTGGGAGTTTGCCTGGAGTATCATCAAACAGAGAAAGGGACTGGTCCAGATTCTGTTTGTCCATCACAGTACAATGACTCTCAGTGCACTAATGGGGTTGAAATTACAGTCGACCAAATAAAATCTGAATCAAGTGGAGATATAGTAGTTTCCAGTGGATTTATAGAGGAGAAATCAGAGGCACGACTAGAATTGGATTGTAAAGAGAGATCAAAAGGAGCTCATCAAGAGGAGCAGCCCATTCCTTCATCTCAGAGGAAAGACATTCATACTGATTGGTTAGGTTCTTTGCAGTTTGTAACAAATTCCACTAATGCATTTGATAAGAAACAGCACCAGCAACTTTACTTGAATGGAATTGATTTGAGCAATGGAAGACTTTGCACTACAAAGAGAGACAGGAACCCTTATTCAGGTGAAAAAGCACACAGCTGCAATGAATGTGGAAAGGTATTTACGAATATAGCTGCTTTAACAAGACACACGAAAACACAttcaactgaaaaaaaatacatttgtggACAGTGTGGAAAAGGTTTCACCCATCCAGCTTACTTGAAGAAACACCAGAGAGTCCACACAGGTGAAAAGCCCCATGTCTGTTCGGAATGCGGACAGCGGTTTACTGCAACAGATTCTTTAAAAGTGCACATGAGATTTCATTCTGGGGAAAAACCATATCAGTGCACCGAATGTGGAATGAGGTTTTTTACCAGAGCTACCTACAAGAACCACATTTTAAACCATTCTGGAGAAAGACCAAAtgtctgtggtcagtgtggaaaAAGTTTTAAGGATGCAGCCTCTTTACGAAGACATTGTGAAATTCATTTAGCTGAAAAACCATACAGTTGCACTGAATGTGGAAAGGGTTTTACTCGTTTATTTCGCTTAACTACACATAAGAGAGTTCACTCTGATGAAAAACCGTACGGCTGTTCTGAATGTGGAAAGAGTTTTACTCAGGCAGCAAACTTAAAGATACATATGAGAATTCATTCTGGTGAGAAGCCATACAGCTGTACCTTATGTGAGAAAAGCTTTACACAGTCGAGTGGATTAACAGGGCACATGAAAAgtcatgcagaaaaaaaaccaaGCATCTGTAATCGTTGTGGGAAATGCTTTAAGCGTTCATCATATTTAGAAAGGCACCTTAAAGTTCATTCTGgagaaaaatatgtaaatagtGTTATGGGTGTAACGGTTAAAAATGAATCTCATCTGGGgttttacagcacagtggatTCAGCCACAATGCATAATTTCACCATAGATGAGATGGAATCAAGACTATGTCTAAATTATgaagaaataaaaatggaaaagacTGACCCAAGCTATACTGTTGTGGCACTGCATGTTGACAGAATGAAGTGTGAGTCAAATGGTCGTGACTCTAACTATACTCTAGATTCCATGGAACAGGATCTTAATAATGATACCATGGAGTCAGCATTATATTCAAATTTTGAACACATCAAAACTGAGATTATCGATCCAGACAACTTTCAGCAGCAGCAAAACACTGAACCACGGCATGTTATTGGTGAGAAAATagtaattaacaaaataaaatgtatttcaagtAGCGGAAAGGAACTCTATTCCCAAGCAGTGGATATTCCTACAGTGCAAAAAAATATTGTTGACTATATAGAATCAGGAGTCCATCAGGAATCAGAAGAAGTTAAAATTAGGATTGTTGATTCAGAGAATGTTCTGGTGGGACGGCAAATTGCTATGCAGTGCTTTGAAGGTGAAGCAGCAGACGTGAGCTCTGAATCAAGTCATGAGACGGGGGGTTTTGGACGGCTTGCTGCTAATAGTGAGACAGAGGGGTGTGTGGAGAATCAGGAAGAGAGATCTGAAAGAGGTATATCAACTGAAGATGCAAAAGAACCATTGTCTGACTCCCATCAGGGTGAGAACGACAATCATGAAGACGGCGATTACTTGGTTTCCATGCTGTCTGGAATGATTTTACCTGAGACACATACCATGAAACACCACCATACCCTTAATTCCCAAAGATCAGATTCAAGTGCAGGCTCTGAAAATGGACCATCCTTTTCAAGCCTTAAAGAGCAAAATGCAATTTGTTTGGATGAAAAACCTCACAGTTGTAATGAGTGTGGAAAGAGTTTTGCAAAAACCACCTATTtggcaaaacacaaaaaaacccaTTCATctgaaaaaacacacatctgtGATCAGTGTGGGAAAAGCTTCACTAAGCCATCGTACTTGAAAAAGCACCATAGGGTTCACTTGGGGGAGAAACCTCATAGCTGTTCAGAGTGTGGCAAACAGTTTGCAGTGGCAGATTCTTTAAAAGTTCACACAATGCGAGTTCATTCTGGTCAGAAACCGTACCATTGCCCTGAATGTGATTTGAGGTTTTTCAGTCGATCATCATTCAAGACCCACATTTCAATCCACTCTGGTGAAAAGCTGCACACTTGTAGGGAATGTGGTAAGAGTTTTGCGAATCCCACTTACTTatcaaaacacaaagaaacacatTTAACTGAAAAAGTATTCATCTGTGATCAGTGTGGGAAGGGGTTCACAAGTCGGTCATACTTGAAAAAGCACCAGAGGATTCACTCAGGTGAAAAACCCTATATGTGTTCTGAATGTGGACAAAGGTTTACAGTAGCAGATTCTTTAAAAGTGCACATGAGATTTCATACTGGTGAAAAACCATACCACTGCACTGAGTGTGGGATGAGGTTTTACACCCGAGCAACCTACAAGAACCATGTTTTAATTCATTCTGGAGAGAGACCAAATGTCTGTGCTCAGTGTGGTAGaggttttaaaaatgcagcagCCTTAAGAAGACATTGTCACTCAGAAAGGCCATACATTTGTACTGAATGTGGAAAGAGTTTTACTAGATCATTTCGCTTAACTGTACACAAGAGAGTTCATACAGGTGAAAAACCTTACAGCTGCTCTGAATGTGGGAAAAGTTTTAGCCAGGCTATGAACTTAAAAGTACATAAGAGAGTTCATTCTGGTGAAAAACCGTACACTTGTACTCTGTGTGGAAAATGTTTTACGCAGTTAAGTGGCTTAACAGTACACATGAGAATTCATTCAGGAGAAAGACCGAACATATGTATTCATTGTGGGAAACGTTTTAAGGCTATGTCCTACTTAAAAAGGCACCTTAAAGTTCACTCAGGAGATAAACCACACGTTTGTGCTTACTGTGGAAAGAGGTTTGCAGACACTAGTAACTTAAAGAAACATCAAGCAACTCACTGTCACAGTGAACATATGCAGTCTGACTACAGATAA
- the LOC140586939 gene encoding uncharacterized protein isoform X1, producing MALCVKNESDLGCTHTGDIAAMQNPGTEKMGLGVCLEYHQTEKGTGPDSVCPSQYNDSQCTNGVEITVDQIKSESSGDIVVSSGFIEEKSEARLELDCKERSKGAHQEEQPIPSSQRKDIHTDWLGSLQFVTNSTNAFDKKQHQQLYLNGIDLSNGRLCTTKRDRNPYSGEKAHSCNECGKVFTNIAALTRHTKTHSTEKKYICGQCGKGFTHPAYLKKHQRVHTGEKPHVCSECGQRFTATDSLKVHMRFHSGEKPYQCTECGMRFFTRATYKNHILNHSGERPNVCGQCGKSFKDAASLRRHCEIHLAEKPYSCTECGKGFTRLFRLTTHKRVHSDEKPYGCSECGKSFTQAANLKIHMRIHSGEKPYSCTLCEKSFTQSSGLTGHMKSHAEKKPSICNRCGKCFKRSSYLERHLKVHSGEKYVNSVMGVTVKNESHLGFYSTVDSATMHNFTIDEMESRLCLNYEEIKMEKTDPSYTVVALHVDRMKCESNGRDSNYTLDSMEQDLNNDTMESALYSNFEHIKTEIIDPDNFQQQQNTEPRHVIGEKIVINKIKCISSSGKELYSQAVDIPTVQKNIVDYIESGVHQESEEVKIRIVDSENVLVGRQIAMQCFEGEAADVSSESSHETGGFGRLAANSETEGCVENQEERSERGISTEDAKEPLSDSHQGENDNHEDGDYLVSMLSGMILPETHTMKHHHTLNSQRSDSSAGSENGPSFSSLKEQNAICLDEKPHSCNECGKSFAKTTYLAKHKKTHSSEKTHICDQCGKSFTKPSYLKKHHRVHLGEKPHSCSECGKQFAVADSLKVHTMRVHSGQKPYHCPECDLRFFSRSSFKTHISIHSGEKLHTCRECGKSFANPTYLSKHKETHLTEKVFICDQCGKGFTSRSYLKKHQRIHSGEKPYMCSECGQRFTVADSLKVHMRFHTGEKPYHCTECGMRFYTRATYKNHVLIHSGERPNVCAQCGRGFKNAAALRRHCHSERPYICTECGKSFTRSFRLTVHKRVHTGEKPYSCSECGKSFSQAMNLKVHKRVHSGEKPYTCTLCGKCFTQLSGLTVHMRIHSGERPNICIHCGKRFKAMSYLKRHLKVHSGDKPHVCAYCGKRFADTSNLKKHQATHCHSEHMQSDYR from the coding sequence ATGGCCTTGTGTGTTAAAAATGAATCTGATCTGGGCTGCACCCATACAGGGGATATTGCTGCTATGCAGAATCCCGGTACTGAGAAGATGGGATTGGGAGTTTGCCTGGAGTATCATCAAACAGAGAAAGGGACTGGTCCAGATTCTGTTTGTCCATCACAGTACAATGACTCTCAGTGCACTAATGGGGTTGAAATTACAGTCGACCAAATAAAATCTGAATCAAGTGGAGATATAGTAGTTTCCAGTGGATTTATAGAGGAGAAATCAGAGGCACGACTAGAATTGGATTGTAAAGAGAGATCAAAAGGAGCTCATCAAGAGGAGCAGCCCATTCCTTCATCTCAGAGGAAAGACATTCATACTGATTGGTTAGGTTCTTTGCAGTTTGTAACAAATTCCACTAATGCATTTGATAAGAAACAGCACCAGCAACTTTACTTGAATGGAATTGATTTGAGCAATGGAAGACTTTGCACTACAAAGAGAGACAGGAACCCTTATTCAGGTGAAAAAGCACACAGCTGCAATGAATGTGGAAAGGTATTTACGAATATAGCTGCTTTAACAAGACACACGAAAACACAttcaactgaaaaaaaatacatttgtggACAGTGTGGAAAAGGTTTCACCCATCCAGCTTACTTGAAGAAACACCAGAGAGTCCACACAGGTGAAAAGCCCCATGTCTGTTCGGAATGCGGACAGCGGTTTACTGCAACAGATTCTTTAAAAGTGCACATGAGATTTCATTCTGGGGAAAAACCATATCAGTGCACCGAATGTGGAATGAGGTTTTTTACCAGAGCTACCTACAAGAACCACATTTTAAACCATTCTGGAGAAAGACCAAAtgtctgtggtcagtgtggaaaAAGTTTTAAGGATGCAGCCTCTTTACGAAGACATTGTGAAATTCATTTAGCTGAAAAACCATACAGTTGCACTGAATGTGGAAAGGGTTTTACTCGTTTATTTCGCTTAACTACACATAAGAGAGTTCACTCTGATGAAAAACCGTACGGCTGTTCTGAATGTGGAAAGAGTTTTACTCAGGCAGCAAACTTAAAGATACATATGAGAATTCATTCTGGTGAGAAGCCATACAGCTGTACCTTATGTGAGAAAAGCTTTACACAGTCGAGTGGATTAACAGGGCACATGAAAAgtcatgcagaaaaaaaaccaaGCATCTGTAATCGTTGTGGGAAATGCTTTAAGCGTTCATCATATTTAGAAAGGCACCTTAAAGTTCATTCTGgagaaaaatatgtaaatagtGTTATGGGTGTAACGGTTAAAAATGAATCTCATCTGGGgttttacagcacagtggatTCAGCCACAATGCATAATTTCACCATAGATGAGATGGAATCAAGACTATGTCTAAATTATgaagaaataaaaatggaaaagacTGACCCAAGCTATACTGTTGTGGCACTGCATGTTGACAGAATGAAGTGTGAGTCAAATGGTCGTGACTCTAACTATACTCTAGATTCCATGGAACAGGATCTTAATAATGATACCATGGAGTCAGCATTATATTCAAATTTTGAACACATCAAAACTGAGATTATCGATCCAGACAACTTTCAGCAGCAGCAAAACACTGAACCACGGCATGTTATTGGTGAGAAAATagtaattaacaaaataaaatgtatttcaagtAGCGGAAAGGAACTCTATTCCCAAGCAGTGGATATTCCTACAGTGCAAAAAAATATTGTTGACTATATAGAATCAGGAGTCCATCAGGAATCAGAAGAAGTTAAAATTAGGATTGTTGATTCAGAGAATGTTCTGGTGGGACGGCAAATTGCTATGCAGTGCTTTGAAGGTGAAGCAGCAGACGTGAGCTCTGAATCAAGTCATGAGACGGGGGGTTTTGGACGGCTTGCTGCTAATAGTGAGACAGAGGGGTGTGTGGAGAATCAGGAAGAGAGATCTGAAAGAGGTATATCAACTGAAGATGCAAAAGAACCATTGTCTGACTCCCATCAGGGTGAGAACGACAATCATGAAGACGGCGATTACTTGGTTTCCATGCTGTCTGGAATGATTTTACCTGAGACACATACCATGAAACACCACCATACCCTTAATTCCCAAAGATCAGATTCAAGTGCAGGCTCTGAAAATGGACCATCCTTTTCAAGCCTTAAAGAGCAAAATGCAATTTGTTTGGATGAAAAACCTCACAGTTGTAATGAGTGTGGAAAGAGTTTTGCAAAAACCACCTATTtggcaaaacacaaaaaaacccaTTCATctgaaaaaacacacatctgtGATCAGTGTGGGAAAAGCTTCACTAAGCCATCGTACTTGAAAAAGCACCATAGGGTTCACTTGGGGGAGAAACCTCATAGCTGTTCAGAGTGTGGCAAACAGTTTGCAGTGGCAGATTCTTTAAAAGTTCACACAATGCGAGTTCATTCTGGTCAGAAACCGTACCATTGCCCTGAATGTGATTTGAGGTTTTTCAGTCGATCATCATTCAAGACCCACATTTCAATCCACTCTGGTGAAAAGCTGCACACTTGTAGGGAATGTGGTAAGAGTTTTGCGAATCCCACTTACTTatcaaaacacaaagaaacacatTTAACTGAAAAAGTATTCATCTGTGATCAGTGTGGGAAGGGGTTCACAAGTCGGTCATACTTGAAAAAGCACCAGAGGATTCACTCAGGTGAAAAACCCTATATGTGTTCTGAATGTGGACAAAGGTTTACAGTAGCAGATTCTTTAAAAGTGCACATGAGATTTCATACTGGTGAAAAACCATACCACTGCACTGAGTGTGGGATGAGGTTTTACACCCGAGCAACCTACAAGAACCATGTTTTAATTCATTCTGGAGAGAGACCAAATGTCTGTGCTCAGTGTGGTAGaggttttaaaaatgcagcagCCTTAAGAAGACATTGTCACTCAGAAAGGCCATACATTTGTACTGAATGTGGAAAGAGTTTTACTAGATCATTTCGCTTAACTGTACACAAGAGAGTTCATACAGGTGAAAAACCTTACAGCTGCTCTGAATGTGGGAAAAGTTTTAGCCAGGCTATGAACTTAAAAGTACATAAGAGAGTTCATTCTGGTGAAAAACCGTACACTTGTACTCTGTGTGGAAAATGTTTTACGCAGTTAAGTGGCTTAACAGTACACATGAGAATTCATTCAGGAGAAAGACCGAACATATGTATTCATTGTGGGAAACGTTTTAAGGCTATGTCCTACTTAAAAAGGCACCTTAAAGTTCACTCAGGAGATAAACCACACGTTTGTGCTTACTGTGGAAAGAGGTTTGCAGACACTAGTAACTTAAAGAAACATCAAGCAACTCACTGTCACAGTGAACATATGCAGTCTGACTACAGATAA